The Gemmatirosa kalamazoonensis nucleotide sequence GGAGAAGTCACCTACCGGAGCGGCTTCGCGCTCGGCGCACTACCCCCCGCGTACTGGACGGATCCGCCGAACGCCATCACCGCGGCGCGCGTCGCCCTTTGGACGGCGCTGATCGGGTACCTCCGCGCGTGCGCGCCGCGTGGCGACGGCGTCGCGGCACGGAGGCACCCATCCGCCCCCAGCGAGGAGGATGTCGATGCCGCCTCGGACATGAGCTTTCCGGCCAGTGACCCGCCGGCGTGGATGGGGTCCATGGCGTGCATCGCGTCCGGCGACGCCGAACGGCGCCCGGGCGTGTCCGAATCGCCTAACGCTTCCGCCGCGAAGCGAGCTTCCTGAGCGCCGAGCCTTTGTGCATCGCGATGTGGTCGGTCAGGTCGCTCTGGATCTCGTACTGCGGTTCCTCGGGGCTCGCGTGGACCGTATAGCCTTTGAACCGGATCGGCGACGTCACGACCCGAATGATCGTACCGCGAACGCGACCCGCCTCCGAGTTCCAGCTCACGTGATCGCCGCGCTCGAACCGACAGGCCCTCATGACGAACGCCTCCGCATGGGTCGATAGGACCGTGTCGCAATCGCGGGACCAAGCCACTCCACGTGACGACGCGAGCGCCCAGGTGGCGAGTAGGCGTGACGCGCTATCGGTCACGCCGCCGTATCGCCTCGATCTCACGGCGAGCGCGCTGCGGCGCCTGCCTAGCAACGTCGTAGACGTGCTGACGCCGGATGGAGCTTACCTGCGCGTTCTCGCCGGCGCGCACGGTCATGTCGTCGTACACGTCTCACAGACCGGACCCACACGGCTCGAGCTGCTGATCACCGGCGACGTGCGTGACCACGCTGTCGCGCGCGACGCGGCCCGTCGGATGCTCGGCGTACGCTGCGATCTCACGTCGTTCGATCGAGCGTCGGCGCGGATTCCGTGGCTCGCGCCGCTGGCCAGGCGCATGCGCGGCCTGAAGCCGCCGCGCTACGCGTGTCTCTGGGAAGCGTTCGTGAACGCCATCGTGTTCCAGCAGGTGAGCCTGGCCGCGGCGAGCGCGATCACGCAGCGGCTCGTCGTCGCGCTCGGGGCGCCCCTACTGTACGCGGGTGTGCCGCTCTACGTATTCCCGAGCGCGGAGCAGGTGCTCGGCGCCGATGACGCTCTTCTGCACGCGACCGGGCTCAGTGCGAGCAAGCGCGTGACGCTGCGCCGCGTCGCGACCGCCATCGTAGCCGGCTCGATGTCCGAACGACTGCTCGCGGCCTGCACGAGCCCGCAGGCCGCGGCGCGCCTCTCCGAGATCAAGGGGATCGGACCATGGTCGGCCGCGGTCATCCTCCTCCGGGGTCTCGGGCGGCTCGACGTCTTTCCCGCTAACGACAGCAGCGTGCGTCGCAACATCGTCATGATGGCCCCGTCGCAGCGCGTCGACCTCGTACGGACGGTCGCCGCGTTGCAGCCGCAGCAAGGCCTGCTGTATTACCATCTGCTGCTCGCGCGCCTGGAAGCCCGAGGCGGCCTGGGAGCCGCGTCGGTGTCAGCGCTCGGCCGCGCTCCGGCTATCTCCTCGTGACCGTTCGCGTGGAGCCCGATTACCGCCTCCGCCTAACGGTTGTCGATACGGCACCGGGTCGCCAGTACCATCGTGGCGTGTCGGATGAATCCCGCCGTCGCCACCAAGACTGTCCGACAGACGGGTGAGCGCGTGCAGCCTAGTCTGACTCGCCACGGGCCGCTCGCCGGGAACCCAGGCGTTCGGCGCGGACCGGGATACGCGGACCCAATCGAGTCGGAGAACCGCCGCCGTGTCGAGACCGAGGGAGTGCGACATCATCCG carries:
- a CDS encoding DUF2945 domain-containing protein — protein: MRACRFERGDHVSWNSEAGRVRGTIIRVVTSPIRFKGYTVHASPEEPQYEIQSDLTDHIAMHKGSALRKLASRRKR
- a CDS encoding DNA-3-methyladenine glycosylase family protein, with the protein product MTNASAWVDRTVSQSRDQATPRDDASAQVASRRDALSVTPPYRLDLTASALRRLPSNVVDVLTPDGAYLRVLAGAHGHVVVHVSQTGPTRLELLITGDVRDHAVARDAARRMLGVRCDLTSFDRASARIPWLAPLARRMRGLKPPRYACLWEAFVNAIVFQQVSLAAASAITQRLVVALGAPLLYAGVPLYVFPSAEQVLGADDALLHATGLSASKRVTLRRVATAIVAGSMSERLLAACTSPQAAARLSEIKGIGPWSAAVILLRGLGRLDVFPANDSSVRRNIVMMAPSQRVDLVRTVAALQPQQGLLYYHLLLARLEARGGLGAASVSALGRAPAISS